Proteins from one candidate division KSB1 bacterium genomic window:
- the phoU gene encoding phosphate signaling complex protein PhoU yields the protein MHRHFEDELAELRTELLYMASLAEKAVEFSITALKNRDAKLAQKVIDEDHQLNQLEIKIDDLCVDLIARIQPLAKDLRFIASAMRIDKDLERIGDHAVNIAQHTQELLKEPELKPLLDIPRMATLAQGMVKSAIDAFVHGDVQQAINLCRSDDEVDALEDQVLRELITYMANDSRTISRAIHLIIIAKNLERVADLSTNIAEEVVFMIEARSVKHHLGKNDVHDSPQMR from the coding sequence ATGCACCGTCATTTTGAAGATGAATTGGCCGAGCTGCGCACCGAGCTTCTGTACATGGCTTCATTGGCCGAAAAGGCCGTGGAGTTTTCCATCACGGCGCTGAAAAATCGCGACGCCAAGCTGGCGCAAAAAGTCATCGACGAAGACCATCAACTCAATCAGCTCGAAATAAAAATTGACGATCTGTGCGTCGACCTGATCGCCCGTATTCAACCGCTGGCCAAAGATTTGCGGTTCATCGCCTCCGCCATGCGAATCGACAAGGATTTGGAGCGTATCGGCGATCATGCCGTTAACATCGCGCAACACACCCAGGAATTGCTCAAAGAGCCGGAATTGAAGCCGCTCCTCGACATTCCCCGCATGGCGACGCTGGCGCAGGGCATGGTGAAATCCGCCATTGACGCCTTCGTGCACGGCGACGTGCAGCAAGCGATCAATCTCTGCCGCAGCGACGATGAGGTGGATGCGCTCGAAGATCAGGTGCTGCGCGAGCTGATCACCTACATGGCAAATGATTCCCGCACGATTTCCCGCGCCATTCATTTGATCATCATTGCCAAAAATCTCGAGCGCGTGGCGGATTTGTCAACCAACATCGCCGAAGAAGTGGTTTTTATGATCGAGGCCAGAAGCGTCAAGCATCATCTTGGCAAGAACGATGTTCATGACTCTCCTCAGATGAGATAA
- the pstB gene encoding phosphate ABC transporter ATP-binding protein PstB — MMSDKTAAIRIRRLDFYYGNTQALQNISLDIPKNQITAFIGPSGCGKSTLLRCINRLNDLVDGSRVEGRIEVDGQNIYDAAVDVISLRKNIGMVFQKSNPFPKSIYENVAYGPRIAGVRKRAELDEIVEKSLRGAALWDEVKDRLDTSALGLSGGQQQRLCIARAIAVQPQIILMDEPCSALDPIATAKIEELMLQLKANYTIVIVTHNMQQAARVSERTAFLWLGKLIEYDGTHKIFTNPSEKLTEDYITGRFG; from the coding sequence ATGATGTCAGATAAAACCGCGGCGATTCGTATTCGCCGTCTCGATTTTTATTATGGCAATACGCAGGCGCTGCAAAATATTTCACTCGATATTCCGAAAAATCAAATAACCGCGTTTATCGGGCCGTCCGGCTGCGGCAAATCGACCTTGCTGCGTTGCATCAACCGCCTCAACGATCTGGTTGACGGCAGCCGCGTCGAAGGCCGCATCGAAGTGGATGGTCAAAATATTTATGACGCCGCCGTCGATGTCATCAGCCTGCGCAAGAATATTGGCATGGTGTTTCAAAAGTCCAATCCCTTTCCGAAATCAATTTACGAAAACGTCGCCTACGGGCCGCGCATTGCGGGGGTCCGCAAGCGCGCCGAGCTTGATGAGATCGTTGAAAAAAGTTTGCGCGGCGCGGCCCTATGGGATGAAGTCAAAGATCGCCTCGACACCAGCGCCCTCGGCCTTTCCGGCGGCCAGCAGCAACGCCTGTGCATCGCTCGCGCCATTGCCGTGCAGCCGCAAATCATTCTCATGGACGAGCCTTGCTCCGCCCTCGATCCGATTGCGACGGCCAAAATCGAAGAATTAATGTTGCAATTGAAGGCCAATTATACTATCGTTATTGTGACGCACAACATGCAACAAGCCGCGCGCGTTTCCGAGCGCACCGCGTTTCTCTGGCTGGGAAAACTCATCGAATATGACGGCACCCACAAGATTTTTACCAACCCGTCAGAGAAACTCACCGAAGATTATATTACTGGGCGTTTCGGATGA